Within Procambarus clarkii isolate CNS0578487 unplaced genomic scaffold, FALCON_Pclarkii_2.0 HiC_scaffold_104, whole genome shotgun sequence, the genomic segment tttacacttgtctagaatTGAACCAATTGTACAGCCTAGCCAGTGACACTACCATAGATGATAGTGAATTATAGGCTGTCTAAATGAACAGGCAGATTATGAAGATACCATTCAAGCCAAAGTACAGTCCTTTGTCAATGTAATAACCCATTACAtggcaacaacaaacattacaaccacAGCTTCCTTTAACCCGACACAACCAGAAGTTAAACTACCATCAGTTAGTTTACCAACATTCTCTGGAGCAGAGTATAAAAATGTGGATaacttctggaacaaatttgttgATGCAGTGGATGCTAATGCGGCTATCCCCAAAACCATCAAATTTACATACTTACAGGGACAGTTAAGAGGGGAGGCTTTAAAAGTGGTATGTAATTTAACATTATCAAATGACGGCTATGATAGTGCAGTGCAGCTCGTAAAGAAAAATTATGCTGATCTAGAACGAGCTGCCACACTTTTAGTTAAAAGTTTTTTGGACTTACCATCCATGGATGGAACAACTGACTTAATCCAAGCCTTTAGAGTGGCACTTAAGTCATTACTCAAAGCACTCAGCCATAAGATTGTTGTAAAATGCAAATTAGCAAGTGAAATACTGGACAAGTTGTGTACCTTGCACAACAAAGCTTCTCTGACAGTAAAGGATATAACGGAAGGTTTACGCTCTGTTATAGAACAACAGAGAGCCAACAGATTATAAATCAACACCTAAATCTCCATTAAGCACCTACAGTAAACCACAGAGAACACACAGTACTCCAAATAAACCTAAAACATCTACCTCCACCCCAAGGTGGAAACAAGGCAGTGAGGGCACATATGCAGTGGGTGCCTCCAAACCTActattactgtgtcacccaagacggTGTCTCCCAAAGGCGCTGTTTTATGGAGGACGTGTTTATTCTGTGATGAAGAACATTCCATGTGCAACTACAAAACTTATCCTGATCGTGCTACACATGTAAAGCGACTCAAGGAATTGCACAGATCCACCAGGTGTCTAAAGCCACATAACCCCAATACCTGTGCACCCCAAATGCGCACCTGCAATAGGTGCAGTAAGAGTCAACACCATGCATCACAGGGTGGGGACACAAGTACAAAGTCTCTCAAACCACTGGTGGAGGAAGAAACTTCTACTACTGTACAACTGTACAATTCTGTAAAGTACTTCCAGATGTAAGTGTACTATCAACAAAGTCTGATAGTTATTCAGCTTAGCCCCCTGCCCAATAACTCCTTAAGAACAGATGGTCCAAGGCCACCATTCTTGGATTATTTAACCAAGAATCCCAAAGcacatttatcacccaagaattgGTAGATGCCTTGAAACTCAAGCCTGTACGAGAGATAAAACtagacatagcaggattcctgactaactctgGAGCCCAAGTCTACAGAATAGTCGCACCTTAAGTATGTTTAGGCAGTTATGCTCGAAGGGTACAGGCTAATGTCGTAGACAAAATTATATCAGACCTGTATGTTTATGGTCTAGGGATAACAGCCAAATTCCTACAAGAAAAAGGAATCAAGTTGGCTGACAAATTCACGTCTGACCACCTCTCCAATACTGGAATCCTTGTTGGTTTAGATGTCCACCATGTGTTTATCAAAGGAAAAGATAAACAGCAGGGATTGAACCTGTTAATGTCTGTAGGGATTGGGGCAATTTGCTAACAGGCACAGTATTGAAGTTGAAGCAACCCACACCTGTAGACCACCTACAAGTCAACCCAGTGATGTTGCATGTTGTAGGTTTACTATTTTAGCTCTGTCGAATGCAATGCATACgtcaccaatgtacatgtggcagacgttttacgaagctgtcggaattcaACAGAAGAATacaagagcaaccgtacagggcctgggagtaaggtcgagttagagtccttcagggtctcttctcagactagcctcacctgaccTGGTCCATGTTGGTCATTGAAGTCTCATGAATGCTTGAAACACTCTAAGGGACTCCtacggtcctcatcacatttatagtttagtgaatataggcaactcggtgttgaagacacctggagctgaaggcttaAGTAATAGTTGACAGTATTCAGACATAGTTCAACGGAAACACTgcctaaagcttaacagtagtttatttacaaactTGACCACTAATACGAAGGgtacttgatttactttagataggCGTTaaaaaggctatggttgcattagcgagaatCTTGACGTCTGAATAATCGACTCGGATCCACtcatggagaaacacctaacttaacacaattggcagcaaatcattaacacggcaaacctaactgccggtgtgcAAAGGGGTCACAGGAGTTCCAACTGGATACTCTGATAATGATGATGTACAATAAAtcaacaatggcactgtcaatgggacaggcaataatcatgcacaataataatgtcacacaataactaaatgtgtggtgtatgtgaagctcacattcacagacaagTGTAATGTCATGATACCACACATATAAACATgcatacaccgtcgggtgtctCCACCAATACCTAGATAAGATATGAGAAGGAAGAaccgtggttgatccctcagatcaacgcacagacagacacaataataaaACACAAAATCTTGTACTTACATGACCTCTCCtattcactcactcaggcacat encodes:
- the LOC138360268 gene encoding uncharacterized protein — encoded protein: MATTNITTTASFNPTQPEVKLPSVSLPTFSGAEYKNVDNFWNKFVDAVDANAAIPKTIKFTYLQGQLRGEALKVVCNLTLSNDGYDSAVQLVKKNYADLERAATLLVKSFLDLPSMDGTTDLIQAFRVALKSLLKALSHKIVVKCKLASEILDKLCTLHNKASLTVKDITEGLRSVIEQQRANRL